aaataataattgcttttgaaagtaaatgtgattgatggataacttaaaatattttttgttttatttaaggtgtttctgaaagaaccgtgaaccgtatagtttcagagggaaaaatcatggaaagtaattttacagcgaGAACTGAAGTCCCTAATCAAGCAGCTCAAGGACCTTCCACATCCACAGCTTGTGATGACAATTCCACACCAGAGAACACTACTTCCGAGGCTAAGACGATAAAACTAGTCACTCCaggtaaaagtagaaaaagaaaataaactgtTTCTGATTTGGATGACTTTGATCTTTGTGTTATTAGACGCAAAATccaatcttattatttaaataattccgtCCCTACTCTCAGAAAATTACATTGTGATCTAAAGGCAGACATCAATTTCAAGGGTAGTATAGAATCTCTCAGAAAAATACTACACAAGTTgggatttagttataaaaagaataaatccaAAAGGATGGTTCTCATGGAGCGATATGATGTTGTTGCCTGGCGATCAAGATTTTTACGAGAAATAGACAATAATAGAAGGAGTGACAATCCGAGGCCAATCGTTTATTTGGACGAGACTTATTTACACCCTggctataaagttaaaaaatgttggcaGTCTGAGGAAACTGAAGGTGTCCTTACAGAAGTCTCAGAAGGTCAGAGATGGATCATAGTGAATGCCGGAAGTGAGAAAGGTTTTATCCCCAATAGTCTTTTGTGTTTCAAATCTAAGACCAAAAGTGGAGATTATCACGACGAGATGAATGGAGATAACTTCAGTAAATGGCTACAAGAAAAGCTTATCCCAAACTTAGAGCCCAATTCATTAATAGTGATGGACAATGCGTCATAtcactgtattaaaataaataaacgcgtGACAATGAACAGTAAGAAACAAGAGATGcaagatttcataaaaaaaaaacaatctttcATACTTGGAAACCATGAAAAAAGcagaattgtatgaaattataaaaacaatcaatcaGGAGAATGTCTActtaattgatgaaatattaaagaaacatggtCATAAGGCTGTAAGACTTCCGCCTTATCATTGTGACTTTAATGCAATAGAATTCATTTGGAGTTcgttcaaaagaatatttgcagacacaaatgttactggcctctctgaaaacatggaacagagaatccatagtgcattttccaaaataactgctgaagaatggcagaaacactgtaatcacgttataaatgttgaaaataattatcgtatgacagacaaccgccttgaaacagtaatggaaccatttttaattgatttgaatagcagcgactcagattcttctgacacagatgactctgaagaattcatggaaggaataatgcctctaacagaccataattaccataaaaaataattttttgttattaagttttttatttacctttaatgtaatatctaagaatatccatcaatccaaactaaacaaaaaaagtggcaacacaGAGGGTTGTAGGAGGCGCCGCCACTGGAACGCCAACTTATACTTGACAGTCTATATTAGATTTGTCTTccatagaatataattttatgtttagtttATTCATAGATTTACGAAGGGCTAatcttaatttgaaaatggtttctgttttaaaacaacagagttaattacatttttttttaccaatagTATTTccatgtttaatatatagatGTTACGGACAACGAACAATGCGATTTAGAAAGCTGGTTAATGAAGCTGAAGGAAACGGTCGGCGGTTGCGCAGATAGCAGAAGGGTCGGTCGATCCCTTTTACCAGCGTGTAGTTAAGGCTTagttatatgttattatttgtatacttttAGATCCACCAGATCGAGACATCGTACGCTTATAATAGTGATAaacaaagacaaaaaaaattacctttttCTTTATCACTACAGACTAAATGGATGTTTGGATATAATGCTTCTCGATTGTCaacaatgttaattataagtaaattaacgtttaaagaactttatttcacatatatttatttatttcttttcaatgAGCAACTTAATATGACAGGAAATGAAACAAACGAGATCCACGACGTCATCAGAAATTCGTACTAATTTTAGTCTaactatattacttattaatttattaatgacaaaCATTCTGATATGTCTTTTAATACCCTTTTAAATTGGTTAAAGACGCAAGTAATCTTCATAGTACTATCACTAATGTCAAAAAAACAACTGATTGAGAATCCGATATCTATtgctaattaatgtttaaagaactttatttctcaatacaaaaaaatatgtattcacaggagaaacttaatattaatatatatatatatagccgTCTTAATTTCatagtcaactgtgttcattctaacatgcatctttagtgcctttttgaatttgtcaaacattCCAATATTGCGACTTTGAGAtggaaattgaaaaaaataattgcacaccctcatacctaatagatttcttcaaataatttgtacgcggcttaagataagcaaactcgctcgacgactgacgagtattgcgtgtcgttgagtatttgattttttttaaaagataagcAACTATGGCgagagttatttaattttttttagattaagatacaggtgctatatactatggttgtttaattgtcataattttggtttcttggtagattttattagtcggtgttaaaaaaaattatctaaataatgctTGAAATCAACTTACTatctctttataaaaataaagctaaTATATATCTTTGAGAATTTTCGATTAAACTCAAACTTACTCAGACTTTCGTGGTATCCCTACATAGTCTTGCcttgaacattaaaaaaaactatttacttttaaaaaattgttacaaaaattaatacttatatgtaaCCCCGGATCTTACAATTATAacctttattttacttataaccaagaaaacacttttgtataaattgtaattgtacAGAATTCAAATCtatcaacaattttaaatgatacaattattatctGATGAAATTTGaatgataattattacctGTAGTGACATACTGCCTCAAATTGTGTTCAATCGACATGACATTTCTAAACTGTCAAGGATCAAGAGATCTGATTtgtcaattaaaatttcatcttTCAACACCGTTTTACACCATTACGTAAATCAGCGAGCAAAATCTTCAGCCAGCACAGCTCCAAAGAAAAATGTTGAAAGTAGCGACTACGTTAAGGCTTTTATCAAAGCAGCAAAGATTATTTGCTACCGCTGCAAATCAACATGAAGCTTTAGTGAACGTTCCACCCACTAAGCTTACAGTGCTCGACAATGGGATCCGTGTAGCCACTGAAGATTCTGGCTCAGCAACTGCAACAGTAGGCTTATGGATAGACGCTGGCTCAAGGTATGAAAACTCTAAGAACAATGGAGTTGCTCATTTCCTTGAACACATGGCATTCAAGGGAACTAGCAAGAGGTCTCAAACCGATTTAGAATTACACGTAGAAAACATGGGAGCTCATTTAAATGCTTACACATCCCGAGAGCAGACCGTATTCTATGCTAAATGTCTTGCTAATGATGTTTCTAGTGCCATAGAGATCCTTGCTGATATCATTCAAAACTCTTCCCTTGCCGAACCCGAAATCGAACGAGAGCGAGGTGTTATCCTCCGTGAAATGCAAGATGTAGAGAGCAATTTGCAAGAGGTTGTATTTGACCATCTGCATGCTACAGCATTCCAAGGTACGCCTCTAGGACAGACCATCTTAGGCCCAACCAAAAACATTAAGAAGATTTCGAAAGCAGATCTCCAACAATACATCAAAACTCACTACCAGCCTTCTAGAATTGTCCTGTCTGGTGCTGGAGGAGTAGAACATGGTAAATTAGTAGACCTAGCAAAGAAACATTTGGGTGGGCTGAAAAACACTGCTTTAGATGTACCAGATATCACTCCATGCCGTTACACGGGCTCTGAAATTAGAATAAGGGATGACTCCATGCCATTGGCTCACATTGCTATTGCTGTGGAAGGTGCTGGCTGGACAGATGCAGACAACATTCCTTTAATGGTGGCAAACACTCTTATTGGAGCTTGGGATCGTTCCCAAGGTGGTGGAGCAAACAATGCCTCATACCTTGCTAGAGCTGCTTCAATTGAAAACTTGTGCCACAGCTTCCAATCTTTTAACACTTGTTACAAAGACACTGGACTGTGGGGTATCTACTTTGTATCAGAACCTATGCAGATTGAAGACATGCTATACAACATTCAATCGGAATGGATGAAGCTCTGCACCTCAGTGACGGAAGGTGAGGTTGAGAGGGCTAAAAATCTATTGAAGACCAACATGTTACTGCAGCTTGATGGCACTACACCAGTCTGTGAAGATATTGGCCGTCAAATCCTATGCTACAACAGGCGTATTCCAATTCATGAGCTTGATGCTCGTATTGAAGCAGTTTCTGTACAGAACATCCGTGACGtctgttacaaatatttgtttgacaaATGCCCAGCTGTAGCTGCAGTGGGACCTACAGAAGCTCTCCCAGACTACAACAGAATCCGATCTAGCATGTACTGGCTCagagtttaaaaatgatattagtGTATCTTAGTTTCAATTTACAAAAcagttaagaaaaattaaacctCTCACCCAAATGtctgttgttttattaattaaaacacaatatctttggtgtatgtatttattgataaataagttaaataattgtaaataaattaatcccATAAATTGTTGGTATTATTTGGATATCCCCACTAAAAATCTGttgtgaaatataatattttatgctaTAAGATTACCACATACATATGTCACGGTATCATAAAGCCAAATAAAACTGTACAATAATATAACgctactatattttattaataataacatataatatttataattatttgttgatTTTAGTTTAACTGATTTTGATTAGTGCTATCTGCTGGTTTATCAGCTTTTTCTGGAATGCTTGTAACACTAGGTTTACGTATCACACTTGTTGGCTTCTTTTTCCCATATGGCAACACTGGTTCGTTATTGCTGATTAAACTTGCAGAAGATATGAAAACTGATACTTGCTCAGGGGTTGGACATGCAACAATTACTATATCATCATAGGTGTATCCCGAGTTGGTTAGTATTTGTTCTAATTGTACAAAGTAGCCAACCACattgttctgaaaagaaatatttcattttaatttttaagcctatgaaattagtttaaattaaatggcaaaaataaattatatttttctactttAAAGGATAATGGCATTCGTTATTAGAATGCTTGTACATTTTGACATTATGTAATTAAGTGCTTAAGCGTTAAGTAAgtcagtataattaaatattttccctATTACCATTTATATTACTACTCCATTTAACGCCATCTATTGGTTAACAACTCTAGGTGATGTTATTAAACATGTTAAATGCTGTTAAGTAAaagaataaactaaattataatttgttttaaatgcagGTGGTGTTATTTACAGGTTATGATAGATAATAATAGATGGCACTTGAACTAAATTTTAACCAAAAACGATTACAACTGTGTGTGATAAAAAGTGCAATTAAGAAAGTTTCCCTTAAGTGTACTcaaaattgattgattgattattccatagaatttttttttaccgaCTCAATACAGTTGTTATTATAAAGACGTAATGGAAGATTTGGAATCTATTTGAATCTGAATTTGGAAAATGTTCCGACAAGTAGTGCTTGTTTAACATTTTGAGACTAATCTGTATGAGATTTTAtggtttttctatttttctactgcatttttattttttttcaatacctTTATTAAAGTTCAACACAGTCCaacaattttagtttatacatatttagtatGTTTTCGTTCACAgaagaatttgaaattaagGTCTAAAATAGGACCAATTTTATAGAcacttataaaaattcaaaaaggtaATTTTGTACtggaatattataatatgtgctTAAAGGAGGTAAGAACTGCACAAttctttatcttttattaaataaaatattaatataattaagccacttaatcaattttttaaaaggctCAACATAAAACTCAAAGGGCTTAAAGATCCGGTTGCAGGAAGATTTTACtctttgactttgacatttaaaaaatgttattttaagataCTATGATCAAATGCTATGATTATTTGTGaaggattattttattaaaaatgaataaccTCATTGTATCtataaacattgttattttaatgtatatgtataaataaaagtgaatcGCAAATAAGCTGTCAAGCCGAAGACGGCTGGACCAAttccagtatttttttatttagtcctTGTATTCTGAGGAAGGTTTTGGAGAAGAAGAGAAAAATTGCAAGGAATCTCAGAAATACCTCTCTCTGTTAGTGGcatagcaattttttttataggtttgccaggtcagttagtttactacaaaaattaaaaaatagaaaccTATAAGTACTTTTCATAGCAAATTCGTTTTACATGTTTGATTCGTATggattataaacttaaatcgatatttttatcaactcAAATCGATATTATCGATATAAatcgatattattataaaggcaAAACTGACAGATGTCAAATGTGATATGTCAAATTGCTACTGTCAAATGCCAGATTAAGCTGTAATACTCACCCGGATAGGTCTAAAAAGAATAAACTCTGTTTCTTTGTTAGCGAGATACAATTGCATTGATCTTTGTAATGGCGCTAGAGTtgtttttattcgtttttgTGCTTCTTGTACTGCAACAGCTATTTGGGAAGGAGAAGCCCAATGCTGGGACCTCAGCTGATCCCCTGGTTGAAACGATTGAAcctgtaataaataactttcttaCGAACAAATTGTTAGCAGACTAGTTATTTATATCGTCGTCCTATTTTTAGGGAAGCCATTTGCTTaccaataaaaatctataagtTTCGTCGGAAATCGAATCTAGGATATCTGGGACGTACGCTATGAGCATTAAGTGACAGATGTTGCGACTCATAGggagtaaataattaaatgcagaaattatagatataatagaACCCACTTTCTCATTAGATCAGAACCTACGGTGGGTGCCATaacttttcaatttaaaagaaCCATCAACCATTTCAACCAATTTTACTCACCtgattaatttatctttaccCACCTGATTGGATTGTTTTACCCACCtgattaatttatctttaccCATCTGATTGGATTGTTATACCCacctgattaaaaaaaatcgattggAACCAAAcaaggtttttaataaaataaaacccaCCTTCTCAATAAACACAATCAGAGGTCCGGCCATGATCTCCGTGGCATCTTTAATGAACATTTCACAGCAATTCTTCAACTGTCGATCGACCTCTTTTCTCGAATCGAGTAAATGTTCCTTAACCATCGGCGTTCCCTCCAACAGGAACTCCAACAAT
This sequence is a window from Pieris rapae chromosome 20, ilPieRapa1.1, whole genome shotgun sequence. Protein-coding genes within it:
- the LOC110993118 gene encoding mitochondrial-processing peptidase subunit beta — its product is MLKVATTLRLLSKQQRLFATAANQHEALVNVPPTKLTVLDNGIRVATEDSGSATATVGLWIDAGSRYENSKNNGVAHFLEHMAFKGTSKRSQTDLELHVENMGAHLNAYTSREQTVFYAKCLANDVSSAIEILADIIQNSSLAEPEIERERGVILREMQDVESNLQEVVFDHLHATAFQGTPLGQTILGPTKNIKKISKADLQQYIKTHYQPSRIVLSGAGGVEHGKLVDLAKKHLGGLKNTALDVPDITPCRYTGSEIRIRDDSMPLAHIAIAVEGAGWTDADNIPLMVANTLIGAWDRSQGGGANNASYLARAASIENLCHSFQSFNTCYKDTGLWGIYFVSEPMQIEDMLYNIQSEWMKLCTSVTEGEVERAKNLLKTNMLLQLDGTTPVCEDIGRQILCYNRRIPIHELDARIEAVSVQNIRDVCYKYLFDKCPAVAAVGPTEALPDYNRIRSSMYWLRV